One Lutzomyia longipalpis isolate SR_M1_2022 chromosome 4, ASM2433408v1 DNA segment encodes these proteins:
- the LOC129795057 gene encoding peritrophin-48-like codes for MRYNLIGVGGLGLNINSGIYVLARLNLPQFLSEPQCGSKGNFSTSLAPKKRNKVSSRELKEIIGIIFQIFTMRAIASLLLLLAPLVIGQEACTDVYPPAMCQGIVENRFISSFRGCQNWVQCIGGNVANCGMCTGFLHFDPSTQTCTYPDYANCDIYAANITCTIGEVSREPHPNNCNLYFLCTGDATPIQMSCADNLHFDPVLRKCNFPELAQCETVAPPPGPVVCPDVGGISLIPDPHSCDHFYICDFNQNANRHQCPPNYHFCQDHRFCLPIGVAVCALPSSPIERVFGVKQQFYDCPYSGIHFLPYSGNCAQYILCVDGSSHVQRCADGLYFNPTSQRCEVQSNVICPY; via the exons TCGGTGTGGGAGGTTTGggattaaatataaattcggGAATATATGTCTTGGCCCGGTTGAATTTGCCACAGTTTTTAAGTGAACCTCAGTGCGGAAGCAAAGGAAACTTTTCCACCTCCCTCGCCCCGAAGAAAAGGAATAAAGTGAGCTCAAGAGAGCTGAAGGAaattattggaattatttttcaaattttcacaatgaGAG cAATCGCATCTTTACTGCTACTGCTCGCTCCCCTGGTTATTGGCCAGGAAGCCTGCACTGATGTCTACCCACCCGCCATGTGTCAAGGAATCGTTGAGAATCGCTTCATCAGCAGTTTCCGTGGTTGTCAGAACTGGGTGCAGTGTATTGGTGGGAATGTTGCTAACTGCGGCATGTGCACGGGCTTCTTGCACTTTGATCCCAGTACGCAAACATGCACATACCCTGACTACGCCAACTGCGACATTTATGCTGCCAACATCACCTGCACCATTGGTGAGGTTTCCCGTGAACCCCATCCAAATAACTGCAACCTCTACTTCCTGTGCACGGGTGACGCTACCCCCATTCAGATGTCATGTGCAGACAATCTGCACTTTGATCCTGTCCTGCGCAAATGCAACTTCCCCGAATTGGCTCAATGTGAGACAGTAGCACCACCACCCGGTCCGGTCGTGTGTCCCGATGTTGGTGGCATCAGTCTCATCCCTGATCCACATAGCTGCGATCACTTCTACATTTGCGACTTCAATCAAAACGCAAATCGGCATCAGTGTCCACCAAATTATCACTTCTGCCAAGATCATAGATTCTGCCTACCTATCGGCGTAGCCGTCTGTGCTTTACCGTCGTCACCCATTGAGAGGGTATTCGGTGTAAAACAACAATTCTACGACTGCCCATATTCCGGTATTCACTTCTTGCCCTATTCCGGTAACTGCGCGCAGTACATTCTCTGCGTTGATGGTTCATCACATGTACAGAGATGTGCAGATGGTCTCTACTTCAACCCAACATCACAGCGCTGTGAAGTACAAAGCAATGTGATTTGCCCATACTGA
- the LOC129795083 gene encoding protein obstructor-E-like, protein MGRLLSAVSVLLLISASYARVDPNKICQDVPDRSFLSDFTRCERYFVCVNGVAHTGECPEPFFFNEATQACDHQRNVACRNCPSDAITTMANPVSKTCDSYVRCISGEREEIRCPVGFIYDETLGRCNLLMKAECFAATCTDAMDPSTFTFVPSKIDCSRYFICHQGKPTVRHCAAGLRFNPSINGCDLEANVVCTPNGPLPVTVPEEIEIDCPETGMTFLPHPSNCRQAYLCVNGTPQLIACSIGLAWDNEKDACVPQHQTPCV, encoded by the exons ATGGGGCGTCTTCTCAGTGCTGTGTCCGTTCTCCTACTCATCAGTGCTTCATACGCAAGGGTGGATCCTAATAAAATATGCCAAGATGTTCCTGATCGTAGCTTCTTGAGTGATTTTACGCGATGTGAGAggtattttgtgtgtgtaaatGGGGTAGCTCACACCGGGGAGTGTCCTGAGCCATTCTTCTTCAACGAAGCCACCCAAGCGTGTGACCATCAGCGCAATGTTGCATGCAGGAATTGCCCATCAGATGCTATAACAACAATGGCTAATCCGGTATCCAAGACATGTGACTCCTATGTGAGATGTATCAGTGGTGAAAGGGAAGAAATTAGGTGTCCTGTTGGTTTTATCTACGACGAAACACTCGGACGTTGCAACCTACTAATGAAAGCTGAATGCTTCGCTGCTACGTGCACAGATGCCATGGATCCAAGTACTTTTACCTTTGTTCCGAGTAAAATTGACTGCAGCCGATACTTCATCTGCCACCAAGGGAAACCAACAGTACGTCATTGTGCAGCAGGACTGAGGTTCAATCCTAGCATCAACGGTTGTGACTTGGAAGCTAATGTTGTTTGCACG CCCAACGGACCTCTTCCAGTCACCGTTCCCGAGGAAATCGAGATAGACTGCCCTGAAACAGGTATGACCTTCCTGCCACATCCCAGTAACTGTCGTCAAGCCTACCTCTGCGTCAACGGAACACCACAACTCATTGCCTGCTCAATTGGCCTTGCATGGGATAATGAGAAGGACGCCTGTGTACCTCAGCATCAAACACCTTGCGTCTAG
- the LOC129795250 gene encoding peritrophin-1-like, which translates to MPNGTYVPDPVACESFYLCLIGEPPRWAQCPNDYWFNPETRVCDMPENVVCAAATTEPPTTTTTTTTTTTTTPTTVWDPDIEAGIYCPSQDNPFRILFLQSFIDCGRYYICYHGRPHRFQCVSGMYWNPFWSQCDYPQNTYCEVNPHPFPVCPRSGLSIFPHPDECDSYIYCVNGEPSIQKCPFYHHWDVGSQSCMLRDRARCVLD; encoded by the exons ATGCCAAATGGAACGTACGTTCCAGATCCCGTGGCTTGTGAATCATTCTACTTGTGCCTCATAGGAGAACCACCACGATGGGCTCAATGCCCAAATGATTATTGGTTTAATCCTGAAACAAGAGTTTGTGATATGCCTGAGAATGTAGTCTGTGCTGCTGCTACAACTGAACCACCAACAACAACTACAACCACAACAACGACGACAACGACAACTCCAACGACAGTTTGGGATCCAGACATTGAAGCGGGAATTTACTGCCCTAGTCAGGATAATCCATTTCGAATTCTATTCCTACAGAGCTTTATTGACTGTGGCAGGTACTACATCTGCTACCATGGGCGTCCGCATCGCTTCCAATGCGTCTCCGGGATGTACTGGAACCCCTTCTGGAGTCAGTGTGACTATCCACAGAATACTTACTGCGAA GTTAATCCCCATCCGTTCCCTGTCTGCCCAAGAAGTGGTCTGTCAATCTTCCCTCATCCCGATGAATGTGATTCCTACATCTACTGCGTTAATGGTGAACCGTCAATTCAAAAATGCCCCTTCTACCATCACTGGGATGTTGGAAGTCAATCCTGCATGCTGAGAGATAGGGCTAGGTGCGTTCTGGATTGA
- the LOC129795018 gene encoding uncharacterized protein LOC129795018 isoform X2 yields MKNFFFSLLVLVSLKVAYTVSFTLPRVGDACRDSPDGTTYPNPQRCGTFLICQDGFAIPSSCSHGLYNPQLDICDSEFTCRSEADNDEDEGVAGEESEGVVADDDDDDVLEEIESVQVTEEVNSDVTDVPEEIDEDVTESATTSEGNNESTVDEVTEDVTDAATEETNTGNTEDTTEGNTDSTDEEATEAVTEEATSESEDQTTDDATTQQPDDSTTASTATETTEDENETSTTDSAETVTTSSPTEDLTEQTDDETQSNQTTTDIELTTEQDATTLDDTTADSEDTDEPNTETTSEDGETTADGAETEEAVTEEETATTETAEVDETTPEDEETDETTPENQETDETTTEGEETDTETTEEVESTSEDAEDTTEAPTTTTTTTTTQVPTTVVPGEVTCPIKDPASLMFLPSPVDCGRYFLCYHSRPVQMECLHGMHWNQEKKVCDWPENVNCAIENESIPDANNSPKCQRSRGHYIMAHPSECDLYIFCNDGEAAIQQCEAFHHWDVNEERCVIKDRATCILDLEE; encoded by the exons atgaaaaatt tTTTCTTCAGTTTACTGGTTCTGGTGTCCCTCAAAGTAGCTTACACTGTTTCTTTCACCTTGCCACGTGTTGGAGATGCCTGCAGAGATTCACCCGATGGAACGACATACCCCAATCCACAGCGATGTGGAACCTTCCTGATATGTCAAGATGGCTTCGCAATTCCATCAAGTTGCTCTCATGGACTCTACAATCCTCAATTGGATATTTGTGATTCAGAATTTACGTGTCGATCTGAAGCGGATAATGATGAAGATGAAGGTGTAGCAGGTGAAGAAAGTGAAGGTGTTGTAGCTGAtgatgatgacgatgatgtgttagaagaaattgaaagtgtGCAAGTTACGGAAGAAGTGAACAGTGATGTTACTGATGTGCCTGAAGAAATTGATGAAGATGTTACCGAAAGTGCAACAACAAGTGAAGGGAATAATGAATCAACAGTTGATGAAGTGACTGAAGATGTAACAGACGCCGCTACGGAAGAAACAAATACAGGAAACACAGAAGATACAACTGAAGGTAACACCGATAGCACAGATGAAGAAGCAACAGAAGCAGTCACAGAAGAAGCAACGTCAGAGTCAGAAGATCAAACCACAGACGATGCTACAACACAACAACCAGACGACAGTACAACAGCAAGCACTGCTACAGAAACGACtgaagatgaaaatgaaacttCGACAACAGACTCAGCGGAGACAGTAACCACGTCGTCTCCTACTGAAGATCTTACCGAACAAACCGACGATGAAACGCAAAGTAATCAAACGACAACAGATATTGAATTAACAACTGAACAAGATGCAACCACACTTGACGACACAACGGCTGATAGTGAAGATACAGATGAACCAAACACGGAAACAACATCCGAAGATGGTGAAACAACGGCTGATGGTGCAGAAACTGAAGAGGCAGTTACAGAAGAAGAAACAGCAACAACGGAAACAGCAGAAGTTGATGAAACAACACCAGAAGATGAAGAAACAGATGAAACAACACCAGAAAATCAAGAGACAGATGAAACAACCACAGAGGGCGAAGAAACAGACACAGAAACAACGGAAGAAGTTGAATCTACAAGTGAGGATGCTGAGGACACTACTGAAGCTcccacaacaacaacaacaacaacgacAACACAAGTACCGACAACTGTTGTTCCAGGAGAAGTCACATGCCCAATTAAGGATCCAGCTTCACTTATGTTCCTTCCCAGTCCAGTTGATTGTGGCAG ATACTTCCTCTGCTACCATAGTCGACCTGTGCAAATGGAATGCCTGCACGGGATGCACTGGAATCAGGAGAAGAAGGTTTGCGATTGGCCTGAAAATGTGAATTGTGCCATTGAAAATGAATCCATACCAGATGCCAACAATTCCCCCAAATGCCAGAGATCACGTGGGCACTACATAATGGCTCATCCGTCCGAATGTGATCTCTACATCTTCTGCAATGATGGCGAAGCTGCCATTCAGCAGTGTGAGGCCTTCCACCATTGGGACGTCAATGAGGAGAGGTGCGTGATAAAAGATCGAGCCACGTGTATTCTCGACCTGGAGGAGTAA
- the LOC129795018 gene encoding uncharacterized protein LOC129795018 isoform X1 has translation MPTRIVVFKTTCKCDRGVKMPVFFSLLVLVSLKVAYTVSFTLPRVGDACRDSPDGTTYPNPQRCGTFLICQDGFAIPSSCSHGLYNPQLDICDSEFTCRSEADNDEDEGVAGEESEGVVADDDDDDVLEEIESVQVTEEVNSDVTDVPEEIDEDVTESATTSEGNNESTVDEVTEDVTDAATEETNTGNTEDTTEGNTDSTDEEATEAVTEEATSESEDQTTDDATTQQPDDSTTASTATETTEDENETSTTDSAETVTTSSPTEDLTEQTDDETQSNQTTTDIELTTEQDATTLDDTTADSEDTDEPNTETTSEDGETTADGAETEEAVTEEETATTETAEVDETTPEDEETDETTPENQETDETTTEGEETDTETTEEVESTSEDAEDTTEAPTTTTTTTTTQVPTTVVPGEVTCPIKDPASLMFLPSPVDCGRYFLCYHSRPVQMECLHGMHWNQEKKVCDWPENVNCAIENESIPDANNSPKCQRSRGHYIMAHPSECDLYIFCNDGEAAIQQCEAFHHWDVNEERCVIKDRATCILDLEE, from the exons tTTTCTTCAGTTTACTGGTTCTGGTGTCCCTCAAAGTAGCTTACACTGTTTCTTTCACCTTGCCACGTGTTGGAGATGCCTGCAGAGATTCACCCGATGGAACGACATACCCCAATCCACAGCGATGTGGAACCTTCCTGATATGTCAAGATGGCTTCGCAATTCCATCAAGTTGCTCTCATGGACTCTACAATCCTCAATTGGATATTTGTGATTCAGAATTTACGTGTCGATCTGAAGCGGATAATGATGAAGATGAAGGTGTAGCAGGTGAAGAAAGTGAAGGTGTTGTAGCTGAtgatgatgacgatgatgtgttagaagaaattgaaagtgtGCAAGTTACGGAAGAAGTGAACAGTGATGTTACTGATGTGCCTGAAGAAATTGATGAAGATGTTACCGAAAGTGCAACAACAAGTGAAGGGAATAATGAATCAACAGTTGATGAAGTGACTGAAGATGTAACAGACGCCGCTACGGAAGAAACAAATACAGGAAACACAGAAGATACAACTGAAGGTAACACCGATAGCACAGATGAAGAAGCAACAGAAGCAGTCACAGAAGAAGCAACGTCAGAGTCAGAAGATCAAACCACAGACGATGCTACAACACAACAACCAGACGACAGTACAACAGCAAGCACTGCTACAGAAACGACtgaagatgaaaatgaaacttCGACAACAGACTCAGCGGAGACAGTAACCACGTCGTCTCCTACTGAAGATCTTACCGAACAAACCGACGATGAAACGCAAAGTAATCAAACGACAACAGATATTGAATTAACAACTGAACAAGATGCAACCACACTTGACGACACAACGGCTGATAGTGAAGATACAGATGAACCAAACACGGAAACAACATCCGAAGATGGTGAAACAACGGCTGATGGTGCAGAAACTGAAGAGGCAGTTACAGAAGAAGAAACAGCAACAACGGAAACAGCAGAAGTTGATGAAACAACACCAGAAGATGAAGAAACAGATGAAACAACACCAGAAAATCAAGAGACAGATGAAACAACCACAGAGGGCGAAGAAACAGACACAGAAACAACGGAAGAAGTTGAATCTACAAGTGAGGATGCTGAGGACACTACTGAAGCTcccacaacaacaacaacaacaacgacAACACAAGTACCGACAACTGTTGTTCCAGGAGAAGTCACATGCCCAATTAAGGATCCAGCTTCACTTATGTTCCTTCCCAGTCCAGTTGATTGTGGCAG ATACTTCCTCTGCTACCATAGTCGACCTGTGCAAATGGAATGCCTGCACGGGATGCACTGGAATCAGGAGAAGAAGGTTTGCGATTGGCCTGAAAATGTGAATTGTGCCATTGAAAATGAATCCATACCAGATGCCAACAATTCCCCCAAATGCCAGAGATCACGTGGGCACTACATAATGGCTCATCCGTCCGAATGTGATCTCTACATCTTCTGCAATGATGGCGAAGCTGCCATTCAGCAGTGTGAGGCCTTCCACCATTGGGACGTCAATGAGGAGAGGTGCGTGATAAAAGATCGAGCCACGTGTATTCTCGACCTGGAGGAGTAA